Proteins encoded by one window of Campylobacter concisus:
- a CDS encoding DedA family protein, whose amino-acid sequence MEEFFIELLKEYGYIILFVWCIMEGEMALIMAGILAHTTHMHIALAIFVAGLGGFVGDQIYFYLGRYNKKYIAKRLHTQRRKFAVAHIMLKKYGWPIIFLQRYMYGFRVIIPLCIGLTGYDAKKYAFINLISAWCWAAITTIPAWILGEHILVLLQKAKEHWYVAIPVVAIFMGLLIYTFKRIENKILNERRDRRHAVSNS is encoded by the coding sequence ATGGAAGAGTTTTTTATAGAACTGCTTAAAGAGTACGGCTACATCATACTTTTTGTCTGGTGTATCATGGAGGGCGAGATGGCCTTAATAATGGCTGGAATTCTCGCTCACACCACGCACATGCACATCGCGCTTGCTATCTTTGTGGCTGGACTTGGAGGCTTTGTGGGTGATCAAATTTACTTCTACCTTGGCCGTTACAATAAAAAATACATCGCAAAAAGGCTTCACACGCAGCGGAGAAAATTTGCAGTGGCGCACATAATGCTGAAAAAATACGGCTGGCCGATCATCTTTTTGCAACGCTATATGTATGGCTTTCGTGTCATCATACCGCTTTGCATAGGACTTACCGGCTATGACGCTAAAAAATATGCCTTTATAAATTTAATCAGCGCTTGGTGCTGGGCGGCGATCACCACCATACCTGCTTGGATACTTGGCGAGCATATATTAGTGCTGCTTCAAAAAGCAAAAGAGCACTGGTATGTCGCTATCCCAGTGGTTGCTATATTTATGGGGCTTTTGATATATACATTTAAGCGCATCGAAAATAAAATTTTAAACGAAAGGAGAGATAGAAGACATGCAGTTTCAAATAGTTGA
- a CDS encoding cytochrome c3 family protein — translation MAEVKKRFFVWSSVIIGIVIGLIASMGIADALHATGSGYICTICHTMDPMNAAYHEDVHGGNNKLGIKAECSACHLNHTSAYTYVLTKLKVSINDGYKTFFTDTNKIDWRKKREHASHFVYDSGCLTCHSNLKNVIQAGKSFLPHRDYFVLGNPNKKSCVDCHEHVGHKNLGLQIDKFEAIKKQENNKTK, via the coding sequence TTGGCTGAAGTTAAGAAGAGATTTTTTGTTTGGTCATCTGTGATAATTGGTATCGTGATTGGACTTATAGCATCTATGGGTATAGCAGATGCACTTCATGCAACTGGTAGCGGCTACATCTGTACCATTTGCCACACTATGGATCCTATGAATGCTGCATATCATGAAGATGTACACGGCGGCAATAACAAGCTTGGCATAAAAGCTGAATGTTCAGCCTGTCACCTAAATCATACAAGTGCCTATACCTATGTACTTACAAAACTTAAAGTATCGATAAATGATGGTTATAAGACATTTTTTACAGATACGAACAAGATCGACTGGCGCAAAAAACGCGAGCATGCATCTCACTTTGTCTATGATAGTGGATGTTTGACTTGCCACTCAAATTTGAAAAATGTTATTCAAGCTGGTAAATCATTCTTGCCACATAGAGATTATTTCGTTCTTGGAAATCCTAATAAAAAATCATGTGTTGACTGCCACGAGCACGTTGGTCACAAGAATTTAGGACTACAAATCGATAAATTTGAAGCAATTAAAAAACAAGAAAACAATAAAACCAAGTAA
- a CDS encoding phosphatidylserine decarboxylase, translating to MNKDNLFSQIFGKVAKINFFKPLQEAINSFYIKLFKIDMSEFKPANEYKNLNELFTRRLIKPRDFDAADEMFVSPVDGTCLSFGSTKELKAFSIKGMEYSVSELLGQSELESEYDFANIYLSPKDYHHYHAPCDIAIKKAIYIPGKLYSVAAKWLAKVDSLYTKNERVALSCETKNGKKLWLVFVGALNVGKMKFCFDERIQTNAMANFTQIYEYENLHIKKGERLGNFELGSTIVVLSEKDAIEYNLFENKELKFAETIGIIK from the coding sequence ATGAATAAAGACAATCTGTTTTCTCAAATTTTTGGAAAGGTTGCAAAGATTAACTTTTTCAAACCACTTCAAGAAGCCATAAATTCTTTTTACATAAAGCTGTTTAAGATAGATATGAGCGAGTTTAAGCCAGCAAATGAATATAAAAATTTAAATGAGCTTTTTACTAGAAGGCTCATAAAACCAAGAGATTTTGATGCAGCAGATGAGATGTTTGTAAGCCCAGTTGATGGTACTTGTCTTAGCTTTGGTAGCACAAAGGAACTAAAGGCCTTTAGCATAAAAGGCATGGAGTATAGTGTAAGCGAACTATTGGGGCAGAGTGAGCTTGAGAGCGAATATGACTTTGCAAATATCTATCTTAGTCCAAAAGATTATCATCATTATCATGCACCTTGCGATATTGCCATTAAAAAAGCCATATATATTCCGGGTAAACTTTACAGCGTGGCTGCAAAATGGCTTGCAAAAGTAGACAGCCTTTATACAAAGAACGAACGCGTAGCGCTATCTTGTGAGACGAAAAATGGTAAAAAACTTTGGCTTGTTTTTGTAGGTGCGCTAAATGTCGGAAAGATGAAATTTTGCTTTGATGAGCGTATACAGACAAATGCGATGGCAAATTTTACACAAATTTACGAGTATGAAAATTTACATATCAAAAAGGGCGAGCGCCTTGGGAATTTCGAGCTTGGCTCAACTATCGTGGTACTTAGCGAAAAAGATGCGATCGAATACAATCTCTTTGAAAATAAAGAGCTTAAATTTGCTGAGACTATCGGAATAATAAAATAA
- a CDS encoding leucyl aminopeptidase: MQFQIVDKKLKDIKADIELIFVVDKDLKHKFIGDKEAIKFNNYKGDSVLILSEAKRAYVPLSKLDLDELRVAAAKAYNALKSLNIKSIKLASYVAECQKLSFEALAEGFLLGSYEFNKYKEKKEKYTLKEIIFSTEEFAGKKVDLKVANEGFKEAEIIANATNFAKDIVNEIPEIYTPQKMAEDAQNLAKNIASIKCEVYDEKFLAKENMNAFLAVNRASVHKPRLIHLTYKPKKSKKRIIFVGKGLTYDSGGLSLKPADYMLTMKSDKSGAAAALGIIKGAAELNLPFEIHAILGATENMIGGNAYKPDDVLISRSGVSIEVRNTDAEGRLVLADCLSYAQDFKPEILIDMATLTGACVVGLGEYTTGIMGNSESLKSEFKNKIKDSGELATMLDFNPYLSELIKSQIADVSNCASSRYGGAITAGMFLAKFIKDEYKDKWLHLDIAGPAYREKAWGYNQAGASGAGVRMNLYFLQALSKEN, translated from the coding sequence ATGCAGTTTCAAATAGTTGATAAAAAATTAAAAGATATAAAAGCTGACATTGAACTAATTTTCGTAGTAGATAAGGACTTAAAACATAAATTTATAGGCGATAAAGAGGCTATTAAATTTAACAATTACAAAGGCGATAGCGTCCTTATTCTAAGCGAGGCAAAAAGGGCTTACGTGCCACTTTCTAAGCTTGATCTTGACGAGCTTAGAGTTGCAGCCGCTAAAGCTTATAACGCGCTAAAATCGCTAAACATTAAGAGCATAAAGCTAGCTTCTTACGTAGCGGAGTGTCAAAAACTAAGCTTTGAGGCACTAGCTGAGGGCTTTTTGCTTGGAAGTTATGAATTTAACAAATACAAAGAGAAAAAAGAGAAATACACCCTAAAAGAGATTATCTTTTCTACTGAAGAATTTGCTGGCAAAAAGGTCGATCTAAAGGTAGCAAATGAGGGTTTTAAAGAGGCAGAGATAATAGCAAATGCTACAAATTTCGCAAAAGATATCGTAAATGAAATTCCAGAAATTTACACACCACAAAAGATGGCCGAGGATGCGCAAAATTTAGCCAAAAATATCGCAAGCATAAAGTGCGAGGTCTATGACGAGAAATTTTTAGCAAAAGAGAATATGAACGCATTTTTGGCGGTAAATCGCGCAAGCGTGCATAAACCAAGGCTTATCCATCTAACCTACAAGCCTAAAAAGTCTAAAAAACGCATCATCTTTGTTGGCAAAGGGCTAACATACGATAGCGGTGGCCTTAGCTTAAAGCCGGCTGATTATATGCTAACGATGAAATCAGACAAAAGCGGCGCGGCAGCAGCACTTGGCATCATAAAAGGTGCAGCGGAGCTAAATTTACCATTTGAAATTCATGCCATTTTGGGTGCCACTGAAAATATGATCGGTGGCAACGCCTATAAGCCAGACGACGTGCTTATTTCAAGAAGTGGCGTTAGCATAGAGGTTAGAAATACCGACGCAGAAGGACGTTTGGTGCTGGCTGACTGCCTAAGCTATGCACAAGACTTTAAACCAGAGATCCTAATCGACATGGCGACCCTAACTGGCGCTTGCGTCGTGGGACTTGGCGAGTACACAACTGGCATCATGGGCAACAGCGAGAGCCTAAAAAGTGAGTTTAAAAACAAGATAAAAGATAGTGGCGAACTAGCGACTATGCTTGATTTTAACCCTTATCTTAGCGAGCTTATCAAAAGCCAGATCGCAGACGTTAGCAACTGCGCCTCAAGCAGATATGGCGGCGCGATCACGGCTGGCATGTTTTTGGCCAAATTTATCAAAGATGAGTATAAAGATAAGTGGCTACACCTTGATATCGCAGGTCCAGCGTACCGTGAAAAGGCTTGGGGATATAACCAAGCAGGTGCGAGTGGAGCTGGCGTTAGGATGAATTTATACTTTTTACAAGCACTTAGCAAGGAGAATTGA
- the ychF gene encoding redox-regulated ATPase YchF, producing MGLSVGIVGLPNVGKSTTFNALTKAQNAESANYPFCTIEPNKAIVPVPDKRLNELAKIVSPNKIQYSTIEFVDIAGLVKGASSGEGLGNKFLSNIRETELILHIVRCFEDENITHVEGSVDPVRDIEIIQTELILADIEQLNKKIEKLTREAKANAKGAKEALEIANLLLAHLNEGKSASSFEQRDSEAFLALNKELRLLSAKEVVYGANVDEEGLSEDNKFVKALKEYAKASDHEVIKLCAKVEEELIGLSDEEAHEFLASLGTSESGLEKIIKTSFAKLNLISYFTAGVVEVRAWTITNGWKAPKAASVIHNDFERGFIRAEVISYEDYIAHGGENGAKEAGKMRLEGKEYIVQDGDVMHFRFNV from the coding sequence ATGGGACTTTCAGTTGGAATAGTAGGCCTACCAAATGTGGGCAAATCAACGACATTTAACGCACTTACAAAGGCGCAAAATGCCGAGAGCGCGAACTATCCGTTTTGCACTATCGAGCCAAACAAAGCCATCGTGCCAGTACCTGATAAGCGCCTAAATGAGCTTGCAAAGATAGTAAGTCCTAATAAAATTCAGTATTCAACCATCGAATTCGTAGATATCGCAGGCCTTGTAAAAGGGGCTAGCTCTGGCGAGGGACTTGGCAATAAATTTTTATCAAACATCAGAGAAACCGAGCTTATCTTACACATCGTTCGCTGCTTTGAGGATGAAAACATCACTCACGTCGAGGGCAGTGTCGATCCAGTAAGAGACATAGAGATCATCCAAACCGAGCTGATACTAGCTGACATCGAGCAGCTAAACAAAAAGATAGAAAAGCTCACAAGAGAGGCAAAAGCAAACGCAAAAGGCGCTAAAGAGGCGCTTGAGATAGCAAATTTGCTTCTGGCTCACTTAAATGAAGGCAAAAGTGCAAGTAGCTTTGAGCAAAGAGATAGCGAGGCGTTTTTGGCACTAAACAAAGAGTTAAGACTACTAAGTGCAAAAGAGGTAGTTTATGGCGCAAATGTCGATGAAGAGGGGCTTAGCGAAGATAATAAATTTGTAAAAGCGCTAAAAGAGTATGCAAAAGCCTCAGACCACGAGGTGATCAAGCTTTGCGCCAAGGTCGAAGAGGAGCTAATAGGTCTAAGCGATGAGGAGGCACACGAGTTTTTGGCATCTCTTGGCACGAGTGAGAGCGGCCTTGAGAAGATCATCAAAACGTCTTTTGCGAAGCTAAATTTGATAAGCTATTTCACAGCTGGTGTCGTAGAAGTAAGGGCTTGGACGATCACAAATGGCTGGAAAGCGCCAAAAGCAGCAAGCGTCATCCACAACGACTTTGAGAGGGGTTTTATCAGAGCTGAAGTGATAAGCTACGAGGACTACATCGCACATGGCGGCGAAAACGGAGCCAAAGAAGCTGGCAAGATGAGACTTGAGGGCAAAGAGTACATCGTGCAAGATGGCGACGTTATGCACTTTAGGTTTAATGTCTAA
- a CDS encoding metallophosphoesterase: MGLFRIIIGAFIFSVLANLYSYKRFIKKVSFFTPHLKKIRIFFYIISVLEFVFVIQLRFSFLNIELYLIAGTLIGFSLFLFGVSLFYDVVRSICSKAYFNPTRRKFIKFCFDVTFVIFVIACFLKGIFNALTPPKIRQIDIKIKNLQSNLKIAMITDVHIGEFLQKDFMKKLVNDINLANPDIVVIVGDLVDVNAAFIEDFLEPLKSLKSTYGTFYVPGNHEYYHGIDGILEKISSLDIEILGNKNKKIASINLAGVYDLAGIRFKHLEPNLDEALIGRDPSLPTILLSHQPKFIKSMQQDVDLVLCGHTHAGQIFPFGLLVLLDQGFLHGLYKINDKIQAYVSSGAGFWGPPVRIFAPSEIAILNLSKE; encoded by the coding sequence TTGGGACTTTTTCGGATCATTATCGGGGCATTTATCTTTAGTGTTCTTGCAAATTTATACTCATACAAACGTTTTATCAAAAAGGTATCTTTTTTCACGCCGCATCTTAAAAAAATTCGTATATTTTTCTATATTATTAGTGTGCTTGAGTTTGTATTTGTTATTCAGCTAAGATTTTCTTTTTTAAATATAGAACTCTACCTGATAGCAGGAACGCTCATTGGTTTTTCTCTATTTTTATTTGGTGTTAGTTTGTTTTATGATGTTGTTAGATCTATTTGTTCAAAAGCTTATTTTAATCCCACAAGACGAAAATTTATTAAATTTTGCTTTGATGTGACATTTGTCATTTTTGTAATTGCTTGTTTTTTAAAAGGTATTTTCAATGCTTTAACGCCACCAAAGATAAGGCAAATAGATATAAAAATAAAAAATTTACAAAGCAACTTAAAAATAGCTATGATAACTGACGTACATATAGGAGAATTTCTGCAGAAAGACTTTATGAAAAAACTCGTCAATGACATAAATTTGGCAAATCCTGACATAGTAGTAATAGTGGGCGACTTAGTTGATGTAAATGCTGCTTTTATAGAAGATTTTCTAGAGCCATTAAAAAGCCTTAAAAGTACTTATGGGACTTTCTATGTCCCTGGCAATCATGAGTATTATCACGGGATAGATGGTATTTTAGAAAAGATCAGTTCTCTTGACATAGAAATTTTAGGTAATAAAAACAAAAAAATTGCGAGTATAAATCTAGCTGGCGTTTACGATTTGGCTGGCATTAGGTTTAAACATTTAGAGCCAAATTTGGATGAAGCATTGATAGGACGTGATCCATCGCTACCTACTATCTTGCTCTCTCATCAGCCAAAATTTATAAAATCAATGCAACAAGATGTTGATCTAGTGCTTTGCGGTCATACACACGCTGGTCAAATTTTCCCTTTTGGCCTTTTGGTTTTACTTGATCAGGGATTTTTACATGGCCTTTATAAGATTAATGATAAAATACAAGCTTATGTTAGCAGTGGTGCTGGATTTTGGGGGCCTCCTGTTAGAATTTTTGCTCCAAGTGAGATTGCAATATTAAATTTAAGTAAGGAATAA
- a CDS encoding Crp/Fnr family transcriptional regulator: MIEKIPFFQGLNEEDLAKLEAISVVKKYKKGEFLFIEGEEPKWLIFLISGSVKLYKTTANGKEIFIHQLAPMNFVAEVVNFENIVYPASAIFTISGEVLKINYEKFAAEFLIKPEICMKFLKSMSEKIRITTNLLHQELILSSEEKVARFILDHEDLFNELKHTKISSILNMTPETFSRILNKFKTNGLVKLDEKNQILEKDVGGLQEIYSY, encoded by the coding sequence ATGATAGAAAAAATCCCGTTTTTTCAAGGCTTAAACGAAGAAGATTTAGCCAAACTTGAAGCCATAAGTGTCGTAAAAAAGTATAAAAAGGGTGAATTTTTATTTATAGAAGGCGAGGAGCCAAAATGGTTAATATTTTTGATAAGCGGCTCTGTTAAGCTTTATAAAACCACGGCAAACGGAAAAGAAATTTTTATTCATCAGTTAGCACCTATGAATTTTGTAGCTGAAGTCGTAAATTTTGAAAATATTGTCTACCCAGCTAGTGCCATTTTTACCATATCTGGCGAGGTATTAAAGATAAATTATGAAAAATTTGCGGCTGAATTTTTAATAAAACCAGAAATTTGTATGAAATTTTTAAAATCAATGTCTGAAAAGATAAGAATCACAACAAATCTACTTCATCAAGAGTTAATTTTAAGCTCAGAAGAAAAAGTGGCTAGGTTTATTTTAGACCATGAAGATTTATTTAACGAGCTAAAACATACAAAAATTTCATCAATACTTAATATGACTCCAGAAACTTTTTCGAGAATTTTAAATAAATTTAAAACAAATGGTTTAGTTAAACTTGATGAAAAGAACCAAATTTTAGAAAAAGATGTAGGTGGACTGCAAGAAATTTATTCTTATTGA
- a CDS encoding multiheme c-type cytochrome gives MFKKSLMLLACLMSFGFAANMDANKSDALNLNVVKNIKVAHKMSDLSKSCVECHAKETPGIVADWKNSRHAHVGVSCMDCHSVNADNPMASVKVHPKDSNNHVSMLVSPKTCAKCHENEVEEFVKSGHARGAMQMYANPAMVKLMYHYEGMDHPEYKMAPDATGCTQCHGTVIKLDADHKPTKETWPNYGIGNVYPDGGVGGCKSCHSAHTFSIAEARKPAACASCHLGPDHPDIEIFNNSMHGHIYNSEAHKWNFDAAPDTWDVPDFRAPTCAACHMSGVGETTTTHNVSRRLKWNLWGVSSKLRTAGDEQAAVVYEKTGKLTIGTPLAGHPNGPEAARAEMKLVCKACHTSTHTDNFFIMGDKQVELYNVYNAEATKMLEELKAKNLLLADAWEDEFQDVYYHMWHHEGRRMRQGALMGGPDYSHWHGVFEVKNDIRKLREIYKQRIETGKVK, from the coding sequence ATGTTTAAAAAGTCGCTAATGTTATTAGCCTGTCTAATGTCTTTTGGCTTTGCCGCAAACATGGATGCAAATAAATCTGATGCTTTAAACCTTAATGTTGTAAAAAACATTAAAGTTGCTCACAAAATGTCAGACTTATCAAAAAGCTGTGTTGAGTGCCACGCTAAAGAGACACCCGGCATAGTTGCCGATTGGAAAAATAGTCGCCACGCTCACGTTGGCGTAAGTTGTATGGATTGCCACTCTGTAAATGCAGATAATCCTATGGCTTCAGTTAAGGTGCATCCAAAAGATTCTAACAACCACGTATCAATGCTAGTTAGCCCAAAAACTTGTGCTAAGTGCCACGAGAATGAGGTTGAAGAATTTGTTAAGAGTGGTCACGCAAGAGGTGCTATGCAAATGTATGCTAACCCTGCGATGGTAAAACTAATGTATCACTATGAAGGTATGGATCATCCAGAATACAAAATGGCTCCAGACGCTACTGGTTGTACACAGTGCCACGGAACCGTCATCAAACTAGACGCTGATCACAAACCTACAAAAGAGACTTGGCCAAACTACGGTATAGGTAATGTTTATCCTGATGGTGGCGTAGGCGGATGTAAATCATGCCACAGCGCACACACATTTAGCATAGCTGAAGCTAGAAAACCAGCTGCTTGTGCATCTTGCCACCTTGGACCTGATCACCCAGATATTGAGATCTTTAACAACTCAATGCACGGACATATCTATAATAGCGAAGCTCACAAATGGAATTTTGATGCTGCTCCTGATACATGGGATGTACCAGACTTTAGAGCTCCAACTTGTGCAGCTTGCCACATGAGTGGTGTTGGTGAAACAACAACAACTCACAATGTTTCAAGAAGACTAAAATGGAACCTATGGGGCGTCAGCAGTAAGCTAAGAACAGCTGGTGATGAACAAGCTGCTGTTGTTTACGAAAAAACTGGCAAACTAACCATAGGAACGCCACTTGCAGGTCATCCAAATGGACCAGAAGCAGCAAGAGCTGAGATGAAGCTAGTTTGTAAAGCTTGCCATACATCAACTCATACAGATAACTTCTTCATTATGGGTGATAAGCAAGTAGAGCTTTATAACGTTTACAATGCTGAAGCAACTAAGATGCTTGAAGAGTTGAAAGCTAAAAACTTACTACTCGCAGACGCTTGGGAAGATGAATTCCAAGATGTTTACTATCATATGTGGCACCACGAAGGTCGCCGTATGAGACAAGGCGCTCTAATGGGTGGTCCTGACTATTCACACTGGCATGGAGTATTTGAAGTTAAGAACGACATTAGAAAACTTCGTGAGATCTATAAACAAAGAATTGAGACTGGTAAAGTTAAATAA